The Doryrhamphus excisus isolate RoL2022-K1 chromosome 1, RoL_Dexc_1.0, whole genome shotgun sequence genome includes a window with the following:
- the LOC131138401 gene encoding intelectin-like isoform X1, giving the protein MRQSSATNTGNAMLYSLLVLLSLGQTTFLAASLKSDAAGRTTETNFEQLEKLRSRSSYVARSCKEIRDRYNEHEDGLYYLTTANGMVYQTFCDMTTAGGGWTLVASVHENSASGRCTVGDRWSSQQGNDENLPDGDGNWSNRNTFGTAEGATSDDFKNPGYYDIVAADMSVWHVPNNFPMEHWKLGAILRYHTDNNFLHLYGGNLLQLFKQYPVRYNVGSCSDRGPAISIVYDSGDRESTRNLYGPNSRREFETGFITFRAINYERSAMAICSGVKTTGCNTEHYCVGGGGYFHPDQCGDFPSYEWDKLGREQGWSASKEITEAAVFLFYR; this is encoded by the exons ATGCGCCAAAGCTCTGCCACCAACACAGGTAACG CCATGCTTTACAGTCTCCTTGTTTTGCTGTCTTTGGGACAAACAACCTTCTTAGCTGCGTCTTTAAAGTCAG ACGCCGCTGGACGTACGACGGAGACAAACTTTGAACAGTTGGAGAAGCTGCGGAGCAGATCCAGCTATGTTGCAAGAAGCTGCAAAGAGATCAGGGATAGATATAACGAACATGAAG ATGGCTTGTACTATCTAACCACTGCTAATGGAATGGTTTATCAGACTTTCTGTGACATGACCACCGCCGGAGGCGGCTGGACGCTGGTGGCGAGCGTCCATGAAAACAGTGCGTCCGGAAGGTGCACAGTTGGTGACCGCTGGTCTAGCCAACAGGGCAATGATGAAAACCTTCCAGATGGAGACGGGAACTGGTCTAATAGAAATACCTTTGGAACAGCAGAAGGAGCCACTTCGGATGATTTTAAG AACCCAGGTTACTACGACATTGTGGCAGCAGATATGTCCGTATGGCATGTTCCCAACAACTTCCCAATGGAACACTGGAAGCTGGGGGCCATTCTCCGCTACCACACAGACAACAACTTCCTCCATCTGTATGGAGGCAACCTCTTGCAGCTCTTTAAG CAATATCCAGTGAGATACAATGTGGGCTCCTGCAGTGACAGAGGTCCAGCTATTTCCATTGTGTACGACTCCGGAGACCGAGAGTCCACTAGGAATTTATATGGACCCAATTCAAGAA GGGAGTTTGAAACAGGTTTTATCACTTTCAGAGCAATAAATTATGAACGTTCAGCCATGGCAATTTGCTCTGGGGTCAAGACGACAGGATGCAACACTGAACAT TATTGTGTAGGAGGGGGTGGGTACTTTCACCCGGATCAATGTGGGGACTTCCCATCATATGAATGGGACAAACTTGGACGAGAACAAGGCTGGAGTGCTTCCAAAGAGATCACTgaagctgctgtttttttgttctacCGCTAA
- the LOC131138401 gene encoding intelectin-like isoform X2 has protein sequence MRQSSATNTAMLYSLLVLLSLGQTTFLAASLKSDAAGRTTETNFEQLEKLRSRSSYVARSCKEIRDRYNEHEDGLYYLTTANGMVYQTFCDMTTAGGGWTLVASVHENSASGRCTVGDRWSSQQGNDENLPDGDGNWSNRNTFGTAEGATSDDFKNPGYYDIVAADMSVWHVPNNFPMEHWKLGAILRYHTDNNFLHLYGGNLLQLFKQYPVRYNVGSCSDRGPAISIVYDSGDRESTRNLYGPNSRREFETGFITFRAINYERSAMAICSGVKTTGCNTEHYCVGGGGYFHPDQCGDFPSYEWDKLGREQGWSASKEITEAAVFLFYR, from the exons ATGCGCCAAAGCTCTGCCACCAACACAG CCATGCTTTACAGTCTCCTTGTTTTGCTGTCTTTGGGACAAACAACCTTCTTAGCTGCGTCTTTAAAGTCAG ACGCCGCTGGACGTACGACGGAGACAAACTTTGAACAGTTGGAGAAGCTGCGGAGCAGATCCAGCTATGTTGCAAGAAGCTGCAAAGAGATCAGGGATAGATATAACGAACATGAAG ATGGCTTGTACTATCTAACCACTGCTAATGGAATGGTTTATCAGACTTTCTGTGACATGACCACCGCCGGAGGCGGCTGGACGCTGGTGGCGAGCGTCCATGAAAACAGTGCGTCCGGAAGGTGCACAGTTGGTGACCGCTGGTCTAGCCAACAGGGCAATGATGAAAACCTTCCAGATGGAGACGGGAACTGGTCTAATAGAAATACCTTTGGAACAGCAGAAGGAGCCACTTCGGATGATTTTAAG AACCCAGGTTACTACGACATTGTGGCAGCAGATATGTCCGTATGGCATGTTCCCAACAACTTCCCAATGGAACACTGGAAGCTGGGGGCCATTCTCCGCTACCACACAGACAACAACTTCCTCCATCTGTATGGAGGCAACCTCTTGCAGCTCTTTAAG CAATATCCAGTGAGATACAATGTGGGCTCCTGCAGTGACAGAGGTCCAGCTATTTCCATTGTGTACGACTCCGGAGACCGAGAGTCCACTAGGAATTTATATGGACCCAATTCAAGAA GGGAGTTTGAAACAGGTTTTATCACTTTCAGAGCAATAAATTATGAACGTTCAGCCATGGCAATTTGCTCTGGGGTCAAGACGACAGGATGCAACACTGAACAT TATTGTGTAGGAGGGGGTGGGTACTTTCACCCGGATCAATGTGGGGACTTCCCATCATATGAATGGGACAAACTTGGACGAGAACAAGGCTGGAGTGCTTCCAAAGAGATCACTgaagctgctgtttttttgttctacCGCTAA
- the chrna9a gene encoding neuronal acetylcholine receptor subunit alpha-9-I: protein MKKAAVMVWIILLVQVCEGAGGHYARKLLSDLMEDYSNALRPVEDTDKALNVSLQITLSQIKDMDERNQVLTTYLWIRQVWHDANLKWNKEDYDDLEMINIPSDLVWKPDIVLYNKADEESSGPSNTNVKLRYNGEIVWDSPAITKSTCVVDVSYFPFDWQQCNLTFGSWTYNGNQVDISLGMDSGDLSDFVENVEWECHGMPAVRNVMMYGCCSDPYTEVTYTLLLKRRSSFYIFNLLLPCFLISFLAPLGFYLPADSGEKVSLGVTVLLALTVFQLLVAESMPPAESMPYIGKYYIATMTMITASTSLTIFIMNIHFCGAEAKPVPHWAKVLIIDYMSKIFFVYEVGENCTTSECEKSPLYPDETMSDATFNPENCDIYYRDTDAYKHTNGHGVHHPKKQHKNQANGNTRHHYHNNHKNHTFGAGRAQGNRGAGQHYQHYITRDDLDYEATPHPLKLQHLNGELKEHLLDPGETKHLTPACPCSCPCLQHNQVVKNIQYMANCFREQRATCVKAAEWKKIAKVMDRFFMWIFFIMVFLMSILIIAKAS, encoded by the exons ATGAAGAAGGCAGCAGTGATGGTTTGGATCATCCTTTTGGTGCAAG TGTGTGAGGGTGCAGGAGGACATTATGCACGTAAACTTCTCAGTGACCTGATGGAGGACTACTCCAACGCTCTGAGGCCTGTGGAGGACACCGACAAAGCGCTCAACGTCTCCCTCCAGATCACACTCTCACAGATTAAAGATATG GATGAGAGAAACCAGGTGCTGACCACCTATCTGTGGATCAGACAGGTGTGGCACGATGCCAACCTGAAGTGGAACAAGGAGGATTACGATGATCTGGAGATGATCAACATTCCCAGCGACTTGGTTTGGAAGCCAGACATTGTCCTTTATAACAA AGCAGATGAAGAATCATCTGGTCCATCCAACACCAATGTGAAGCTGCGCTACAATGGGGAGATTGTCTGGGACTCTCCTGCCATCACAAAGAGTACATGTGTGGTGGATGTTTCTTACTTTCCTTTTGACTGGCAGCAGTGCAACCTCACCTTTGGCTCCTGGACCTACAATGGGAACCAG GTGGACATCAGCTTGGGGATGGACAGCGGCGACCTGTCTGACTTTGTGGAGAATGTGGAGTGGGAGTGCCACGGCATGCCGGCAGTGAGGAACGTCATGATGTACGGCTGCTGCTCTGATCCTTACACCGAGGTCACCTACACCCTGCTCCTGAAGCGTCGCTCGTCCTTCTACATCTTCAACCTGCTCCTGCCTTGTTTTCTCATCTCGTTCCTGGCGCCACTGGGCTTCTACCTCCCTGCCGACTCGGGGGAGAAGGTGTCCCTGGGGGTGACTGTGTTGCTGGCCCTCACTGTGTTTCAACTGCTGGTTGCTGAGAGCATGCCGCCTGCAGAGAGCATGCCCTATATAG GAAAATACTACATCGCCACCATGACAATGATCACAGCCTCAACATCCCTCACCATCTTCATCATGAACATTCATTTCTGTGGCGCTGAGGCCAAGCCGGTACCTCACTGGGCTAAAGTCCTCATCATAGACTACATGTCCAAAATCTTCTTTGTCTATGAGGTGGGGGAGAACTGCACAACTTCAGAGTGTGAGAAGAGCCCCCTGTACCCCGACGAAACCATGAGTGATGCGACCTTCAACCCTGAAAACTGTGACATCTACTACCGTGACACAGACGCATACAAGCACACCAACGGTCACGGTGTCCATCATCCCAAAAAGCAGCACAAAAATCAGGCAAATGGCAACACCAGGCATCACTATCACAACAACCATAAGAACCACACCTTTGGAGCCGGTCGGGCACAGGGGAACCGAGGGGCGGGTCAGCACTACCAGCATTACATCACAAGAGACGACCTGGACTACGAGGCTACTCCTCATCCTCTGAAACTCCAGCACTTGAATGGAGAACTGAAGGAGCATCTCCTCGATCCTGGGGAGACAAAACATTTGACCCCAGCTTGCCCCTGCAGCTGCCCCTGCCTCCAACATAATCAG GTGGTGAAGAACATCCAGTACATGGCCAACTGCTTCCGAGAGCAGAGGGCAACTTGTGTCAAGGCGGCAGAGTGGAAGAAGATTGCTAAAGTGATGGATCGATTCTTCATGTGGATCTTTTTCATCATGGTGTTCCTCATGAGTATCCTCATTATTGCTAAGGCGTCATGA